The genomic stretch TCGCGGATAGAGCCTAATTTTGACAGTGTGTTATCGGTAATAATGCCTGAAATACGTCCAGCTTTGCGTGGCACAATCCCTTGCCAGCCCACAGGTAAAGGCCCGAGATGGAAACCCCAAAAATTGATCGGATAAAAGACCATTTTCAGCGCCATCCAGACGTGAGCCCAGGTTACAAATGCAGTCACTGGAATAATGCTGAGCACGGCCCAAAAATCCGGGCGGTTTACAAAGGTTTGCCACAACTCGTTGACGTACTCAAGCATGCATAACTTCCATATTTAATTTTTTGTTCACAGAATACACATATTAATAAGGTCGAATATTTTGTCTATAAACCGATACTTAAAGTATAGGAAAATTGTAGCCGAGGTTCTGTTTCAGCCACAGCACGACCATTTCGGTCTTCGAGTTTCTCTCCGGCACCGATCCCGATACTAAAACTGCTGATCCGTTCTGAACTAAGCAAAACATAGGCCAAATCAACGCCAGCACCTAAACGGCCTTCATACTCGCCATCAACCTGTTTGCTGTCGATATGACCGGCATAAACCCCGACATAATAACCATTTTTGTCTTTGCCGGTGAGGTGTGCTGGATAACGAAAGCCTGCCTGACCGCCAATCGTACGATCATCATCCAGAAAAACACCACCTTTCACATAAGCAATCCCATAAGGGTTCACCCATTCGGTATTTAAATGCAGTAATTTCTGGGTAAAACCAACACCCACATTAAAGGCTTTTGCCTGAGCAGGCTCTATTTTGGTTGCAGTATTATTAATCTGATCATGTGCATAAGCCCCGTTCGCCCACAATGCAAACGCTAACAAAGGGTAAACCTTGTTCATTCCTTCACCATCTTCCTTAATTATAGTTTTTAGTATAGTCCTATTTTTATTAGATTTTACTCTAGCAGAATTATCACAACTCTTATATACAGCACTTTACAATTTTAATGTCTGCAAAGTCAAAGCTTAAAGGAACTGATTGTAAGGGCAGTTTTTCATTATCAAATCAAGTGCAGTTGCGTTAGAATACTCCACTTTGATTCTTTTCTACCACTCTCAGGTCTTAAGTCGATCGCGTATGAAGCAGCACTTTCCTTTAAAAAATGCACAACAAGAAAAGCGCATCTATCGCAGTCGAGTCTTGATTTCCATGGGGATTGTCATTTTCTTTATGCTGCTGCTGGTCAGCCGCTATGCCTATTTGCAACTGTTCAACTTTGAAAGCTTTACTACAGCTTCTGATGAAAACCGGATTCGTCTGCAACCCCTCCCCCCAGCGCGCGGTTATATTTATGACCGAAACGGCGTTCTGCTGGCCGATAACTATCCGGTATTTACTGCCACTTTAAGTCGTGCCGACGTACAGGATATCGATCAAACGCTCGAACGCCTCAAACCGATTCTGGAACTGACCGAAGAAGACCTGGAACGCTTTCAAACCCGGATTAAAACAGCACGTAAAACCGAACGGGTTTCAATCAAGCTCAACCTGAATGAAAATGATATTGCCCGTTTCAGTGAAGTGAAATATCAATTTCCGGGCGTGAATATTGAAACCCAGATGACCCGCTACTATCCGCATGGTGACCTGTTCGCACATGTGATTGGTTATGTCGGTCGGATTAATGACAAAGAACTGAAATCAATTGATAAGGATCTCTATGCTGGAACCAACCTGATCGGAAAAATCGGTGTAGAAAAATCTTATGAAAAACTTTTACATGGTGTGCCGGGAAATGAATCGGTAGAAGCAGATGCCTTTGGTAATGTGCTGCGTCATTTGGGCCGTAAAGATCCGGTACGTGGTAATGATCTATTCCTGTCACTGGATTACGGCTTGCAGGTAGTCGCTTCGGAGCAACTGGCCGGGCGTCGTGGCGCGATTGTGGCGATGAATCCCAAAACCGGGGAAATTCTGGCGCTGGTCTCCAGTCCAAGTTTTAACCCGAATCTGTTTGTGACTGGGATTAGCACCAAAGATTATTCCTACTTACGTGATAACCTTGATCAGCCGCTATATAACCGGGCGGTTCAAGGAACTTATCCTCCAGGTTCGACCATTAAACCGATGTTTGGCCTGGGTGGCCTTCATTATGGCCTGGTCGATTGGGATACAGCAATTTCCGATCCCGGCTATTTCACACTTCCGGGCGATTCGCATAAATTCCGCGACTGGAAAAAGTCAGGACACGGCGTAGTCAACTTGCATAAATCGCAAGTGGTCTCCTGTGATACTTATTTCTATGTCATGTCCTACCGCATGGGTATTGAAAAAATGAATACCTGGATGCGTCAGTTTGGCTTTGGGGAAAAAACCGGGGTGGACTTACCAAGTGAAAGCTCAGGACTGTATCCAAACCCGGAATGGAAAATGCGTACCCGCAAGGCCAAATGGTCACGTGGTGAAACCATTTCTGTCAGTATTGGTCAGGGTGCTTTTACTTCAACGCCATTGCAGCTGGCTATGGCCACAGCCATTACCGCCAACCATGGCAATAAAGTCATTCCCCATGTTCTGCGCGAAAGTCGCGGTGCCAAACCGTTCAAGGTGCATAATGGCACGCATGGCAAGATCGATTTTAATGGTCAGGAAGAAGACTGGATCAAAATGCGTGATGCGATGGTGGACGTAATTCAATCCGGTACAGGCCGAGGCATCAAAAGCGGCTTACAATATTCTATTGCCGGAAAAACCGGTACGGCACAGGTAAAAAGTATTGCTCAGGGCAAGCGCTATAATGAATCCTTATTGACTGACCGTCAGCTGGATCATGGCCTGTTTGTCGGTTTTGCACCTGCTGAAAATCCTGAAATCGCGATTGCAGTTATTCTGGAAAATGGTCGCGGTGGTAGTGCCGCAACGGCTCTGGCCCGTCCAATTTTTGATTACTGGTTACTGCATAAAGATAAAAATCCGGTACGCCCACAAGGCCACCAATTAAGTGGTGGTCTGATGACGGCCGGAATCAAGCCAGCTGAATTGCCAAGTGGTGCAGGCATGTTGAGTCAAGAT from Acinetobacter lwoffii encodes the following:
- the mrdA gene encoding penicillin-binding protein 2, with product MKQHFPLKNAQQEKRIYRSRVLISMGIVIFFMLLLVSRYAYLQLFNFESFTTASDENRIRLQPLPPARGYIYDRNGVLLADNYPVFTATLSRADVQDIDQTLERLKPILELTEEDLERFQTRIKTARKTERVSIKLNLNENDIARFSEVKYQFPGVNIETQMTRYYPHGDLFAHVIGYVGRINDKELKSIDKDLYAGTNLIGKIGVEKSYEKLLHGVPGNESVEADAFGNVLRHLGRKDPVRGNDLFLSLDYGLQVVASEQLAGRRGAIVAMNPKTGEILALVSSPSFNPNLFVTGISTKDYSYLRDNLDQPLYNRAVQGTYPPGSTIKPMFGLGGLHYGLVDWDTAISDPGYFTLPGDSHKFRDWKKSGHGVVNLHKSQVVSCDTYFYVMSYRMGIEKMNTWMRQFGFGEKTGVDLPSESSGLYPNPEWKMRTRKAKWSRGETISVSIGQGAFTSTPLQLAMATAITANHGNKVIPHVLRESRGAKPFKVHNGTHGKIDFNGQEEDWIKMRDAMVDVIQSGTGRGIKSGLQYSIAGKTGTAQVKSIAQGKRYNESLLTDRQLDHGLFVGFAPAENPEIAIAVILENGRGGSAATALARPIFDYWLLHKDKNPVRPQGHQLSGGLMTAGIKPAELPSGAGMLSQDAASSAVPASDQPDNAAPTSANTAASPAATPAPTPVERD